The region CTAACTTGGGCATTTTTTTTTGCTAATCTTCGTATTGTTTCATTTCATCATCATAAAAAGCACCCGCTTTATCCATTAAATCAGCCAATTCAGTTGCAATGTCTTCTTCATTTTCTCCTGTTAAATCCTCAAACCACTCTATTTCATCATCTTTAAGGTTAATCATAAAACGCGGAAATTCTGTATGCAACACAAAAACATCTTCCGGATACTCACTATTATCTGCTAATAAAAATTTGGGTAAAGTCATTTTTTCTTTTAATTTGATGCAAATTTACAAATATCTTTCCTTAACGATGTTTAAATGATGAATTTGATGTCCAGAAAATAAATACCCTAAAGCTCTCACAGACATTTCATTTCCAGAACCAACACCAATCCGCAACAAAGCTTCCTCTGAAAAGCTTTTATACAATAAGATTGTTCCTGCTCTTACAACAGCCATTTCTTCCAATAAATCCTCAAAATTTCTTACATCTACAGCTGCATTTTCAACAAATAAATCTTCATCAAAACCTGGTAAAGAAGTTTTATCGCTTCTAGAAAAACATAAGGCTCTATAACAAAAAACACGTTCTGTGTCTATAATATGCTGAATTAATTCTTTTAGTGTCCATTTTCCTTCAGCATAGGCATAATTTTGCTTTTCTACAGGCAAATTTTCAAATGTTTTTTTAAAAGCAGTTTGCGCTAATTCTAAATTCTCAATAATTGATTTTCCGTTTTTCTCAATAGCCTGAATATATTGTGCATAATAAGGCGCGTATTCGTTTTTAGGAATCATATCTATAGGTTTGTGTTTTTTGTGCTACGAAATTAATCATTTTTTTGCCATCAAATAAAACAACTTATTTAAGCGAGTAATTCATTTGGAAAAAAGTTTTGAGAATTTGAAGCATTCATAGAACATAAAACTAACCGTTGTAACATTCCCAAAGCAAAACTTTGTTACGATTTTTACCCTAGTTTATACAATCCT is a window of Polaribacter litorisediminis DNA encoding:
- a CDS encoding DinB family protein; the encoded protein is MIPKNEYAPYYAQYIQAIEKNGKSIIENLELAQTAFKKTFENLPVEKQNYAYAEGKWTLKELIQHIIDTERVFCYRALCFSRSDKTSLPGFDEDLFVENAAVDVRNFEDLLEEMAVVRAGTILLYKSFSEEALLRIGVGSGNEMSVRALGYLFSGHQIHHLNIVKERYL